One Dysidea avara chromosome 7, odDysAvar1.4, whole genome shotgun sequence genomic region harbors:
- the LOC136260984 gene encoding DDB1- and CUL4-associated factor 12-like, with protein sequence MNEFLSAREYATQSTVLPNRNKASHQEWMSDSLARKVPYMLGESKLHLGEVDKVFASDWLSEDVVIFGTKCNQLMLYEISSDKIVYIPLLRTAGGSNEEDYFSDELISVFSPTSCGIHSVHCSPGKTKLATSGHNPNHLAIYTLPNLDPYIIGKGHKDWIFATQWLGEKLLVTSSRDSTMALWSVDSGQSVDQVLAESVPSMVPLCKFRNTSALNESGIKVRDLAYSSQYANLAALQTGTCAATVHLWDCYTLQQIYRYSLPFSAENVCIEADEKLGLYAVGSRSHITFLDSRVDTKSVCSIHSKDKDSGVRSLQFNDNLISIGTGQGNLYFYDIRTDSYLSKLEHSWSQINIAGPSYREPSAWVLKTTLGWLRKDETYRDFFSGMPEPPNAIYTHTYSPTKSRLFVAGGPLPLGLCGNYCALWH encoded by the exons ATGAATGAGTTCCTGAGTGCGCGCGAATACGCGACACAATCAACTGTTCTGCCTAACCGCAACAAGGCAAGTCACCAGGAATGGATGAGTGACAGTTTAGCAAGAAAAGTGCCCTACATGTTGGGAGAGAGTAAACTACACTTGGGTGAAGTAGATAAGGTATTCGCTTCAGATTGGCTGTCAGAAGATGTTGTAATATTTGGGACGAAGTGTAACCAG CTGATGTTGTATGAAATTTCATCTGATAAGATTGTATATATTCCTCTGTTGAGAACTGCTGGCGGTTCAAATGAAGAGGATTACTTTTCAGATGAATTGATTTCAGTGTTTTCACCTACTTCATGTGGGATCCACAGTGTTCACTGCAGTCCCGGTAAAACCAAGTTAGCTACCAGTGGACATAATCCCAACCACCTTGCCATCTACACTTTACCCAATCTTGATCCCTACATTATTGGGAAG GGTCACAAAGACTGGATATTTGCTACCCAGTGGTTGGGAGAGAAGCTATTGGTGACTAGCTCAAGAGACTCTACGATGGCATTGTGGTCAGTTGACAGTGGTCAAAGTGTGGATCAAGTTTTAGCAGAGTCTGTTCCCTCAATGGTCCCATTGTGTAAGTTCAGGAACACAAGTGCATTGAATGAAAGTGGTATTAAGGTCCGTGACTTAGCCTACAGCTCCCAATATGCA AACTTGGCTGCATTACAAACTGGTACGTGTGCTGCCACTGTCCATCTGTGGGATTGTTATACACTTCAACAG ATTTACAGATACTCACTGCCATTTTCTGCAGAGAATGTGTGTATAGAAGCAGATGAAAAACTGGGACTCTATGCTGTAGGGTCACGATCTCATATCACGTTCTTGGACTCTCGTGTTGACACCAAATCAGTTTGCTCGATACATTCTAAAGACAAGGACTCTG GAGTGAGGTCACTTCAATTCAATGACAATCTCATAAGTATTGGAACAGGGCAAGGAAATTTGTACTTTTATGACATCAGGACTGACTCCTACCTCAGTAAATTAGAACACAGCTGGTCACAGATCAACATTGCTGGACCAAGTTATCGTGAGCCATCCGCTTGGGTACTAAAAACCACCCTTGGTTGGCTG AGGAAAGATGAAACTTATCGGGACTTTTTCAGTGGAATGCCTGAACCACCAAATGCTATTTATACTCACACATATAGTCCGACTAAAAGTAGACTATTTGTTGCAGGCGGACCATTGCCATTGGGTCTGTGTGGAAACTACTGTGCCTTGTGGCACTGA
- the LOC136260979 gene encoding ATP synthase subunit alpha, mitochondrial-like: protein MRWPLVRHIAKRRKMMSLRVLGAVGRSLYARSVLVSRPILTRGFHLTRSVKYAGGAVSAEVTKILEQRIEGQGMQANLEETGRVLSIGDGIARVYGLKNIQAEEMVEFSSGIKGMALNLEPDNVGIVVFGNDKLIKEGDIVKRTGAIVDVPVGMELLGRVVDALGNPIDGKGPISAPGRARVGTKAPGIIPRISVKEPMLTGIKAVDSLVPIGRGQRELIIGDRQTGKTAIAIDTIINQKRFNDAADEKAKLYCIYCAIGQKRSTVAQIVKRLTDSDSMKYSIVVCATASDAAPLQYLSPYTGCAMGEYFRDNGKHALIIYDDLSKQAVAYRQMSLLLRRPPGREAYPGDVFYLHSRLLERAAKMNDDYGGGSLTALPVIETQAGDVSAYIPTNVISITDGQIFLETELFYKGIRPAINVGLSVSRVGSAAQTKSMKQVAGTMKLELAQYREVAAFAQFGSDLDAATQNQLKRGARLTELLKQGQYVPMEIAEQVVVIYAGVRGHLDKMDVGKIPSFEQAFLQHMRSTHQDIIDTVKKDGQISQEIDEKLKGIVTSFVDSFIQE from the exons ATGCGTTGGCCTCTGGTCCGCCATATTGCAAAGAGAAGAAAGATGATGTCGCTAAGGGTCTTGGGTGCCGTTGGTCGAAGCTTGTATGCCAGAAGTGTCCTT GTTAGTCGACCGATTTTAACAAGAGGGTTTCACTTGACTCGCAGCGTAAAATATGCTGGAG GAGCTGTTAGTGCGGAGGTAACAAAGATCCTTGAGCAAAGGATTGAGGGACAAGGGATGCAAGCCAACTTGGAGGAGACTGGACGGGTATTGAGCATTGGCGATGGAATTGCTCGTGTGTATGGTTTGAAAAACATCCAAGCTGAAGAGATGGTGGAATTTTCTAGTGGAATAAAG GGTATGGCACTCAACCTTGAGCCAGACAATGTTGGAATTGTAGTCTTTGGTAATGACAAACTGATCAAGGAAGGGGACATTGTAAAAAGAACTGGAGCCATTGTAGATGTACCTGTTGGAATGGAATTACTAGGAAGAGTTGTGGATGCATTAGGAAATCCAATTGATGGAAAG GGTCCAATTTCTGCACCTGGAAGAGCACGTGTAGGAACCAAGGCTCCCGGAATCATTCCTCGTATATCAGTGAAGGAGCCAATGTTGACAGGCATAAAGGCTGTAGACAGTCTTGTACCTATTGGCCGTGGACAGCGAGAACTGATCATTGGCGACAGACAAACTGG TAAAACAGCAATTGCTATAGACACCATAATTAACCAAAAAAGATTCAATGATGCAGCTGATGAAA AGGCTaagttgtactgtatatattgtGCCATTGGTCAGAAGAGGAGTACGGTTGCTCAGATTGTGAAGAGACTGACTGATAGTG ATTCCATGAAGTATTCCATTGTGGTATGTGCAACAGCATCAGATGCTGCTCCACTACAATATCTGTCCCCCTACACTGGATGTGCCATGGGTGAATACTTTAGGGATAATGGCAAACATGCGCTTATCATTTACGATGACTTGTCCAAGCAG GCTGTAGCATACCGTCAGATGTCACTGCTGTTGAGACGTCCACCAGGACGTGAAGCTTACCCAGGTGATGTATTTTACCTTCATTCTCGGCTGTTGGAGAGAGCTGCCAAAATGAATGACGACTATGGTGGTGGCTCCCTTACTGCTCTGCCTGTCATTGAAACACAAGCTGGAGACGTATCAGCATACATCCCTACTAATGTTATCTCAATCACTGATGGACAA ATCTTCTTGGAAACTGAATTGTTCTACAAAGGAATCAGACCAGCTATCAACGTTGGATTGTCAGTCAGTCGTGTAGGATCTGCTGCACAAACAAAGTCTATGAAGCAG GTGGCAGGAACAATGAAGCTGGAGCTAGCACAGTACAGAGAAGTAGCAGCTTTTGCTCAGTTTGGGTCTGATCTTGATGCTGCCACACAAAACCAATTGAAAAGAGGAGCTAGGCTAACTGAATTGCTCAAACAAGGACAATATG TACCCATGGAGATTGCTGAACAGGTTGTTGTAATCTATGCTGGTGTAAGAGGCCACTTAGACAAGATGGATGTAGGAAAGATCCCCAGCTTTGAGCAGGCTTTCTTGCAGCACATGCGATCTACTCACCAAGATATAATTGATACTGTCAAGAAGGACGGCCAGATCAGTCAGGAAATTGATGAAAAACTAAAAGGAATAGTTACATCGTTTGTGGATTCATTTATCCAGGAATAA